Within the Corticium candelabrum chromosome 6, ooCorCand1.1, whole genome shotgun sequence genome, the region TTGTGCTTTGTTTAcctgattgtttgtttcttttttcttacaaatttattttgtttgcttggttTTGTTATAAGTTTTGGgatgcgcgcgcgtgtgtgtgtgtgtgtgtgtgtgtgtgtgtgtgtgtgtgtgtgtgtgtgtgtgtgtgttgtgtgtgtgtgtgtgtgtgtgtgtgtgtgtgtgtgtgtgtgtgtgttgtgtgtgtgtgtgtgtgtgtgtgtgtgtgtgtgtgtgtgtgttgtgtgtgtgtgtgtgtgtgtgtgtgtgtgtgtgtgtgtgtgttgtgtgtgtgtgtgtgtgtgtgtgtgtgtgtgtgtgtgtgtgtgtgtctgtgtctgtgtctgtgtctgtgtctgtgtctgtgtgtgtgtgtaggtcatggacggtaattaattaatcttaattTAGAAATTTTACACCCCAAACGTAAACTTTACCGACTAAAACTGTACTATCGACACTTATGGACAGTTTCCCAGATAAAACCGTAATCTGTACTTCTTTCTATGCATTTAACTTTAATCACTAGATTGCGGAGTGACAGTACCGTTGGTCACTGTACTGGTTGGAGGCGGAGTAGGATCCATGGAAATCGTGCAGTCAACACTGGAAGCAAAGTTACCCGTCGTCGTTGTGAAAGGCAGCGGCCGCTTGGCTGATTTGCTTAGTGACGTTTACGAAAACTTGAAAAGGTTAGAAAGGCACGACGTTCGTTCGTTCTATACCAACAGTCTACGTCACTCACTATTTTTGTTGAATTTTTGCAGTTTTGAAAAGAATAAAATCAAATCTAAAATTGAATCTATACTTAAATCTGAAGATAATAAGAGTTCGTCTCTGTGGAAGTCGGTGTCAACAAAAGATTGGTCAACAATTCAAAAGTGGGCTAATAACGTAGTAGTGCCCTTCATGCAGAAAGTGTTTGAAGACGTAAGTTAGAAATAcatcaaaattttatttttattattcaaaataattttattattatttatttatttatagttGCTTTATTATTTAATGTTGTATTATAATTTTACTTTAATTACTTTAActttttatatttgttattgtgttattatttaaattattctatttttattattaattattttacaatACAACCTTTACTACTTTTGTTTTCCGTTTTACATTTTCAGaacaattttttaatatttacattattatatttctattatttaatttaattatatttattatttaattatatgtacagtaagtgttttaaaattaatgttttgtAACGAAGGGCATAGGCAAGAAAGCCTGCACAGCTCTGCTATTTTTATATGATATGCATGCAAAAAACTGTGGTCTAGGAATCACTGTTGACAATATACGATGCATCTGAAACTACGTATTCTACGAATCTTCCTGACTTGGACTTCGTTATATTGAAGTCGATCCTTACAAGAGGTATACcacgttcacacacacacacacacacacacacacacacacacacacacacacacacacacacacacacacacacacacacacacacacacacacacacacacacacacacacacacacacacacacacacacacacacacacacacacacacacacaagtgatTTTAATATATAACCAAGCAGCGTCACAAAAATTCACTTGCTTCTTGTTATAGCTAAGACTTCAAATCTAGATGAAGCAGTTCGCTTAGCGGTAGAGTGGAACCGAGCAGACATCTTGCGAGAAGAAATCTTGTCTCAAGCTATCGATCTGAAAGACGTTTGTCTAAATAACAAAGCGGTCTACTCGCATCATCAagataatatattttatttctCTTCTTACTATCTAGTTGATGCATTGGGATAGTCTGATGGATGCTGCTCTTGTGGCTGACAGTCGCGAGTTTGTAAGGCTGTTTATCGAACATGCAGTCGTCGACTTCGAAGAATACATGAACGACATGAAACTCGTCTATTTGTACAACCGTCCCGGAGAGGTGACTGTTTTCTATctgtaaatatttaattaattaatcaaacaaaGTTATCTAACGCACGCACGTTTATACACTTAGCGACTGCGTGGTAGTCGTTGCGATGTTAATACGACAACCTatttcattttattttttatcttCTTGTAGCATTCTCCTGTCTTGAAATCCATTTTTTCAGCTTACTCCATAAAggtattttgtatatttgagTACTTTCcatataccgtataagatgaaatattggcgggagTTTATTATGGCGGTTTactaagaaattgacagaaaagcatattggcggattATATTTTGACGGTTGGACGTCGCTGTTGGATAATTGATGTATGCGTCAACCCTTACCTCCACCCACTTGACACGTGGCCGTCGTGTGGGCAGCTGAATTCGCATTTCCGTAGCTTCGTGGTCTCCAACtattgatgaagaattgctTTGTATATGCGTGAACAACAGAACCCACATAATTTCTATGCTGTTGCCATTGTTATCGCCATTATCAATGCCTGATGAACGTAGTGATGACGTCAAGAAACCTCGTACCCGTACATCTCGGCGGCCAAATTATTGgaggattttatattggcggtcgctGGAAATATTCgtcaatccgccaaaatattCTCCTCGCCAATATTCCATGGAATAGGTATAGGTATTTTACTTTAAGCGTGCTCTTACTTTCGTTTCTCATTTTAGGTGGAAGACCCAGTGACACTCGACAAAGGGCAGATCAACAAGATCTGCTCCAAGCTGTTTAGAACCTGTTTTGGTCAACCGGTAATGCAGAGTGTCTTTCCTGCGTTTACCGACGAGAGCGAAATGTTCAGAATCTTATTCATATGGGCACTACTGACAAATCGATGGAAATTGGCCGAAGTCTTTTGGACGTACGGTCCGGAACCCGTAGCGGCCGCTCTGGCAGCTGGAGTTTTTCTGAGCTCGATGGCTGACTGTATTGCTTACAACCCCCTCTATGAAGACACGACAAAAGTTTTCAGAGATCAGCAAAGGTATTGAGACTCCTGCTTTCTCGTTTTGCTGCGTTGGTAGTTATGTTTTGATTGAGTGATGCAGGAATTGGGGGAAAAGAGCGCTGAGATTGCTGGAAGAGTGTTACCGGAAGAATTCTGTGCTGACAGAAACGCTTATCAAATGCACGTCTGACAGATGGGGAAAGCAGACTCCTATCAAACTCGCCATTGCCAATTCAAATATGGAGTTTACAGGACATGCTGCTGTTCAGCGAGTGTTATCACAGGCTTGGAAAAGAGACTTGGTATCTGAAAACGCAACATGGAAGGTATAATCAACGAGTGAAATATGTGACCATTCTAGATActgtgcatacacacaaacgcgcgcgcgcacgcacgcacgcacgcaaacacacacacacacacacacacacacacacacacacacacacacacacacacacacaaacacacacacacacacacacacacacacacgcacacacacacacacaacgctcTACACCATTTGATGTTGGCAGATTTTTCTCTCAGCACATATTCCCTTTCTCGTGCCTTTCCTAATTGAAGTAGAAGAGAAGACAAGTGATACTTCTACTAAAACTCGAGATTACGAGCATCTGGATGAAGGCACTTCTAGTCTTGATACGAAGAATATGAACAACAAAGGCGAGAAATTATTAATGAAATTCTCAACGTTTTACACATCTCCAGTAGCAAAGTATTGTGTCAACTTGGTAAGATGAATTTCTTGAAAATTGTGTTGGTTTATCTCTATTTACTGTTTGTGCAGACATCCTACTTGGTATTCTTATGCATCTTCAGCTACAGCTTGCTTGTGAGATGGGATAGCATGACTCCTACGGTACTGGAGATATTGACTATGGTTTGGGTTGTTTCACTTCTTGCTGAGGACTTGcttatggtgtgtgtgtgtgtgtgtgtgtgtgtgtgtgtgtgtgtgcgcgcgcgctcgcgcgtgagtgcgcgcgtgcgcgtgtgcaaGCTTCTACGTGCATCTGCATTAAGTTTCTCTAAGCCTTCTTTGGCTGCAGATACGATCAACTGTTGGATTTACGTGGTATGACAAGCTATCTAAATGGTTTCGTTACCCATTGAACATCATCAAAGGAGCTGCATTTTGCTTCTACGTCCTCGGCCTATCTCTTCGTTACGTTCCCAACGACGACGACAACTTCTATTCGAGTACTCTTCGATGGGCCAGAATGATGTTCAGCATCGacgtctgtttgttctttctGAGAGGATTAGACTTTTTCTTAGTCCACAAGGAATTGGGACCAAAGTTGTCCATGATATACAAAATGGTAAATATACAAGTTTACATTTACGCTACTAAGTCTCGTGTCTCTCATGTTTGTATACTTACAGATTGGTGATGTGATTGTGTTCATTGCCATTCTTCTCGTCTGGATTCTCAGTTATGGTATAGCAGTACAAGCCCTTCTCTTTCCGTTTCAAGACGCGTCGTGGGAAAT harbors:
- the LOC134180864 gene encoding transient receptor potential cation channel subfamily M member 8-like codes for the protein MDSVSRQSSVASTASVAEQPADAESFITKHFKKRECGRIVPQTEQPDRCCCGRPVNRDHSTTLSRPESRNGNNGWKVESDTWSIATDAFGEMEFAGRTARKSKAKYVRLSSDSKEQDVLKLLIDYWIPKKTPKPRLVISVTGGSSRFHLNSRVRNIITNGLVKMATTSNAWVMTGGFHRGVMKMVGQALKDQTDNQGNRVPVIGFATWGFTRNRHHLVNGSVNSASTTRCYKPVDHFAMDATSLPLDSNHTHFILVDDGTVEQPYRCNDLLKKFRDMLGKETDGDCGVTVPLVTVLVGGGVGSMEIVQSTLEAKLPVVVVKGSGRLADLLSDVYENLKSFEKNKIKSKIESILKSEDNKSSSLWKSVSTKDWSTIQKWANNVVVPFMQKVFEDESLLTIYDASETTYSTNLPDLDFVILKSILTRAKTSNLDEAVRLAVEWNRADILREEILSQAIDLKDLMHWDSLMDAALVADSREFVRLFIEHAVVDFEEYMNDMKLVYLYNRPGEVEDPVTLDKGQINKICSKLFRTCFGQPNLIHMGTTDKSMEIGRSLLDVRSGTRSGRSGSWSFSELDG